From Candidatus Eisenbacteria bacterium, the proteins below share one genomic window:
- the pgl gene encoding 6-phosphogluconolactonase has product MVSVTVEVLADAEAVARRAADVIAEVARASVAARGRFLFATSGGETPRRMLQLLAKEDIPWSDVHLFQVDERVAPAGSPDRNLTQLLENLVARIELPPGHLHAMPVEETDLESAAKRYAATLQEVAGNPATLDLVHLGLGADGHTASLVPGDPALEIDDADVAVSAPYQGYRRMTLTLPALNRGLRVLWVVTGAGKAEALARLRRGDRLIPAGRVRGDRTVVVTDTP; this is encoded by the coding sequence CTGGTTTCAGTGACGGTCGAAGTCCTGGCGGACGCCGAGGCTGTCGCTCGCCGGGCGGCGGATGTGATCGCGGAAGTGGCACGGGCTTCGGTCGCCGCTCGAGGCCGATTTCTGTTCGCGACGAGCGGCGGAGAGACTCCCCGGCGCATGCTTCAGCTTCTCGCGAAGGAAGACATTCCTTGGTCCGACGTGCATCTCTTTCAGGTCGACGAGCGGGTGGCGCCGGCCGGGAGCCCCGATCGCAATCTGACGCAGCTGCTTGAAAATCTGGTCGCGCGCATTGAGCTCCCCCCCGGGCACCTCCACGCGATGCCGGTCGAGGAGACGGATCTGGAATCCGCGGCGAAGCGCTACGCCGCCACGCTTCAGGAAGTCGCAGGCAATCCCGCGACGCTTGACCTCGTGCATCTCGGGCTCGGGGCCGACGGTCACACTGCCTCGCTTGTTCCAGGCGACCCCGCGCTCGAAATTGACGACGCCGATGTCGCGGTGTCGGCTCCGTATCAGGGGTACCGGCGCATGACCCTTACCCTGCCGGCCTTGAATCGGGGCCTGCGCGTCCTCTGGGTCGTCACCGGAGCAGGGAAGGCGGAGGCTCTCGCGCGCCTGCGCCGCGGCGATCGCTTGATTCCAGCGGGCCGCGTTCGGGGCGATCGCACGGTGGTCGTAACGGACACCCCCTAA
- a CDS encoding DUF4332 domain-containing protein, giving the protein MSLKMSEFHGIEPSQVTTLGVAGIENTDDLMKIWSDKEKRAGLVASTGIAEENFMRFAAMARLGRVKGMALQHLDVLVAAGIDGPKRLFKYTPETLVKHLGEVAAEKKLAGPIPTLQEITSWFDNPKPEANGRPASSPTPEGSPA; this is encoded by the coding sequence GTGTCCCTCAAGATGAGCGAGTTTCACGGAATTGAACCGAGCCAGGTCACCACGCTTGGCGTCGCCGGCATCGAGAACACCGATGACCTGATGAAGATCTGGAGCGACAAGGAGAAGCGTGCGGGCCTTGTGGCCAGCACGGGTATTGCAGAGGAGAACTTCATGAGGTTCGCGGCCATGGCTCGCCTTGGGCGCGTGAAGGGGATGGCTCTGCAGCACCTCGACGTCCTCGTCGCCGCCGGAATCGACGGACCGAAGCGACTCTTCAAGTACACGCCGGAGACGCTGGTGAAGCATCTGGGCGAGGTGGCGGCCGAGAAGAAGCTGGCGGGCCCGATCCCAACGCTTCAAGAGATCACGTCCTGGTTTGATAACCCGAAGCCGGAAGCGAACGGGAGACCGGCCTCGAGCCCAACACCCGAAGGGAGCCCAGCGTGA
- a CDS encoding DUF4332 domain-containing protein has translation MTYKMSEFQGINPEQVEKLREAGIENSDDMMRVWADQPKRIALATQTGIALDHFTDLVGMSRLARVKNVGPKYVGVLVAAGIDGPRSLFEHTPESLVKRLGEVATEKNLTSPVPTLEQVRPWFTDQISAATAAK, from the coding sequence GTGACCTACAAGATGAGCGAGTTTCAGGGCATCAATCCGGAACAAGTCGAGAAGCTCCGGGAAGCCGGCATCGAGAACTCGGACGACATGATGCGCGTGTGGGCCGATCAGCCCAAGCGTATCGCGCTCGCGACGCAGACGGGCATCGCTCTTGACCACTTCACGGACCTGGTTGGGATGTCGAGACTCGCGCGCGTGAAGAACGTGGGACCGAAGTACGTTGGCGTGCTCGTGGCCGCGGGAATCGACGGTCCGAGGAGTCTCTTCGAGCACACGCCGGAATCGCTGGTGAAGCGCCTGGGCGAGGTTGCCACGGAGAAGAATCTAACGAGCCCGGTGCCGACGCTGGAGCAGGTCAGGCCGTGGTTCACGGATCAGATCTCGGCAGCCACTGCCGCAAAGTAG
- a CDS encoding DUF2156 domain-containing protein: MSLDDQERARVLTLLRAYGWNATSFQVLEPGFRYWFDGEDACVGYVDTGKAWVVAGAPIAPRERLRDVAQSFSALASTAGKRVAFFGTESRFQEAVGWHGLRIGDQPVWAPEDWDATLQRSRSLREQLRRARAKGVKVRRLDAVELSPGHPMRDRVDALIARWLHTRPMAPMGFLVQVHPYTFPEERHSFVAQLGERVVGFLGVIPIYARGGWFFEDFLSDPIAPNGTVELLIDAGMRAAAANGIPYATLGLVPLVGEVGVRIRAVRRWGMLLFDFDGLRAFKGRFRPRAWDPIYLSYPPGGSSWGAIIDALTAFSRGGLLAFGAQTLLRGPAIAIRVLAVLLAPWTLLLSLPVSRAWFPSEASRWGWVIFDIAVCVALYRLSERWNRRLATVLATAIALDAVLTLFQAVFYDLPRHHTPLDLGVILVAVMAPTAATILLWIGRAHRGSVGG, from the coding sequence ATGAGCCTCGACGACCAGGAACGAGCCCGAGTCCTGACGCTGCTCCGGGCATACGGATGGAACGCAACTTCGTTCCAGGTTCTTGAGCCCGGATTTCGCTACTGGTTCGACGGGGAAGACGCGTGCGTCGGGTACGTCGATACCGGCAAGGCGTGGGTCGTCGCCGGCGCGCCCATCGCGCCGCGCGAGCGCCTCCGGGACGTCGCCCAATCGTTCTCAGCACTCGCCTCCACGGCCGGCAAGCGCGTGGCATTCTTCGGCACGGAGTCGCGCTTCCAGGAAGCGGTCGGATGGCACGGCCTGCGAATCGGAGATCAACCGGTGTGGGCCCCCGAGGACTGGGACGCGACCCTCCAGCGCAGCCGCTCGCTTCGCGAGCAGCTTCGCCGCGCACGCGCGAAGGGGGTGAAGGTCCGGAGGCTCGACGCGGTCGAGCTCTCCCCCGGGCATCCGATGCGAGATCGGGTCGACGCCCTTATCGCACGGTGGCTTCACACGCGCCCGATGGCCCCGATGGGATTCCTCGTTCAGGTGCACCCGTATACGTTTCCCGAGGAGCGGCACTCCTTCGTGGCCCAGCTCGGGGAGCGCGTGGTGGGCTTTCTCGGTGTCATTCCCATCTACGCGCGGGGCGGATGGTTCTTCGAGGATTTTCTGAGCGACCCGATCGCCCCGAACGGCACGGTCGAGCTGCTGATCGACGCGGGGATGCGAGCGGCCGCGGCGAATGGGATTCCCTACGCGACGCTGGGACTCGTGCCCCTCGTGGGCGAAGTCGGTGTCCGCATTCGCGCCGTCCGCCGCTGGGGCATGCTGCTGTTCGACTTCGACGGGCTGCGCGCATTCAAGGGGAGATTCAGGCCCCGCGCCTGGGATCCGATCTACCTCTCCTATCCGCCGGGGGGATCGAGCTGGGGCGCCATCATCGACGCCCTGACCGCGTTTTCGAGGGGCGGGCTCTTGGCGTTCGGCGCGCAGACGTTGCTACGAGGGCCCGCCATCGCCATACGCGTGCTCGCGGTCCTTCTGGCGCCTTGGACGCTTCTGCTATCACTGCCCGTGAGCCGGGCGTGGTTTCCGTCCGAGGCCTCCCGGTGGGGATGGGTGATCTTCGATATCGCGGTGTGCGTCGCCCTGTATCGGTTGAGCGAGCGGTGGAACCGACGGCTTGCGACCGTGCTCGCGACCGCGATTGCGCTCGACGCCGTCCTCACCCTGTTCCAGGCTGTGTTCTACGATCTT